In the genome of Pelagibacterium nitratireducens, one region contains:
- the fsa gene encoding fructose-6-phosphate aldolase — protein sequence MKFFVDTADISEIRELHDAGLLDGVTTNPSLVAKSGRDFKEVVKEICDLLPGLPVSAEVAATDYDGMMAEADVLSKIADNVVIKVPLTLAGLKACKTLSDRGIKTNVTLCFSANQALLAAKVGATYISPFLGRLDDINLDGMQLIADIRVIYDNYGFDTQILAASIRSPNHVSDAALAGSDVATIPPGVLKKLADHPLTDKGLDAFVKDWKSTGQSII from the coding sequence ATGAAGTTTTTCGTCGACACCGCCGACATAAGCGAAATCCGGGAACTGCATGATGCAGGCCTGCTCGACGGCGTCACCACCAACCCGTCGCTGGTGGCCAAGTCGGGCCGCGATTTCAAGGAAGTGGTCAAGGAAATCTGCGATCTGTTGCCGGGCCTGCCGGTTTCCGCAGAAGTTGCCGCCACGGACTATGACGGCATGATGGCCGAGGCCGATGTGCTGAGCAAGATCGCCGACAACGTCGTCATCAAGGTTCCGCTCACTCTGGCCGGACTGAAGGCCTGCAAGACTCTGTCCGACCGCGGCATCAAGACCAATGTCACGCTGTGCTTTTCGGCCAATCAGGCCCTTCTGGCCGCCAAGGTCGGCGCCACCTACATCTCGCCGTTCCTGGGCCGTCTCGATGACATCAATCTCGATGGCATGCAGCTCATCGCCGATATCCGGGTGATCTACGACAATTACGGTTTCGACACCCAGATCCTGGCCGCCTCGATCCGCTCGCCCAACCACGTTTCCGACGCCGCTCTGGCCGGTTCCGATGTGGCGACCATTCCGCCGGGCGTGCTCAAAAAGCTTGCCGATCATCCCTTGACCGACAAGGGCCTCGACGCTTTCGTCAAGGATTGGAAGTCCACGGGCCAGTCGATCATTTGA
- a CDS encoding amino acid aminotransferase, whose product MFETLSKAPQDKIFALMAEIAADDRPGKIDLGIGVYKDDEGNTPIMSAVRKAEQRIVSTSKTKSYIGVAGNKGFARAMVNLALDGAVPDDRVRAAQAPGGTGALWVLLTLLKRANPDATVWISDPSWPNHKPMAEQAGFKVEAYPYFDPETGKVRFADMLSKLDSLGKNDIVLLHGCCHNPTGANLDHDQWHKVIASLKRTGAFPLVDMAYQGFGDGLDEDAYGLRALAAEIDEFVCATSCSKNFGIYRERVGCAIVVGKDAAQADIANSQMLNVIRGAYSQPPDHGAEIVRIILDDAELRAEWKAELEAMRNRMIANRQALADAIRSRSNSSDFDFVAEHRGMFSLLGLKVETVDHLKAENAVYMLDDSRINIAGLADERIQRLADAIVGATR is encoded by the coding sequence ATGTTCGAGACCCTTTCCAAGGCACCCCAGGACAAGATTTTTGCACTGATGGCCGAAATTGCCGCCGACGACCGGCCCGGCAAGATCGACCTCGGCATCGGCGTCTATAAGGACGACGAGGGCAACACGCCCATCATGAGCGCCGTCAGAAAAGCCGAGCAGCGGATCGTTTCCACCTCGAAAACCAAGTCCTATATCGGGGTGGCCGGCAACAAGGGTTTTGCCAGGGCCATGGTCAATCTCGCGCTCGATGGCGCGGTACCCGACGACCGTGTTCGCGCCGCACAGGCGCCGGGCGGCACCGGTGCCCTTTGGGTGCTGCTGACGCTTTTGAAGCGCGCCAACCCCGACGCGACCGTTTGGATTTCCGATCCCTCATGGCCCAACCACAAGCCCATGGCCGAACAGGCTGGCTTCAAGGTCGAGGCCTACCCCTATTTCGACCCGGAAACCGGCAAGGTCCGGTTCGCCGATATGCTCTCCAAACTCGATAGCCTGGGCAAGAACGATATCGTCCTGCTCCATGGCTGCTGCCACAATCCCACGGGCGCCAATCTCGACCACGACCAGTGGCACAAGGTCATTGCATCTCTCAAGCGTACCGGAGCCTTCCCGCTCGTCGACATGGCCTATCAGGGGTTCGGCGACGGATTGGACGAAGACGCGTACGGTCTGCGCGCGTTGGCGGCCGAAATCGACGAATTTGTCTGCGCAACGAGCTGCTCGAAAAATTTCGGCATCTATCGCGAGCGTGTCGGCTGCGCTATCGTGGTGGGCAAGGACGCGGCTCAGGCCGACATTGCCAATTCACAGATGCTCAACGTCATTCGCGGCGCCTATTCCCAGCCGCCCGATCACGGCGCGGAGATCGTGCGTATCATTCTCGACGATGCGGAATTGCGGGCCGAGTGGAAGGCCGAGCTTGAGGCTATGCGCAACCGCATGATCGCCAACCGCCAGGCACTGGCCGATGCGATCCGGTCGCGCTCCAACAGCTCGGACTTCGATTTCGTTGCCGAGCATCGTGGCATGTTTTCGCTTTTGGGGCTCAAAGTTGAGACCGTCGACCATTTAAAAGCCGAAAATGCTGTCTATATGTTGGATGACAGCCGCATAAACATCGCCGGCCTGGCTGACGAACGCATCCAGCGCCTGGCCGATGCCATCGTTGGCGCAACCCGATAA